CCTCCTTTTTTTATTCGGGGATAATACTCCAGCCCGGTCGGGCCTGAAATTTCCACATAAAGGTGGTATGGATCATGCGTTTCATCCAGGCGCCGGCCAGGCCCAGCTCCATGTGCGTTACAAAATTATCGCGCCCCATTTCATTGGGATATTTGCGCATATCGGGCACCACCGGATAAATAATCATGATGCCGGCCTCGCCATCCCACAGCGAATCGCCCATGGAGGCGATGCAGGCGGCAAACATTTCGGACATGCGCTCGGCGTGCGTCATCCGCCCGCGTTTGATCAAATCGATCACGTTTTTGGCCACGATGCGCCCGATGATGCCGGAGACCATGCCGGTGCGCGGCGGCGCTGGCGTAATGCTTAAGCCGTTAGGATTAACAGAGGGGCGGGAAATGGGGCCCGGAGGAGCAAAAGCAATGCCAGCCGCAAAAATATTTTTGTAGGTTGGATTCTGGTAAACCGCCGGCCAGGCATCCGGGTTTTGTTCAAGCTGTTCGTAATCAAGGCCGTAAATGGCGTCCACCAGAACCAGCCCGGCCTTGTTGACCACTTTAGACGAAATATCGTTGCCATCCCTGTCCAGATACTTCATGGGCGAGCCCAGAAACTGAGGAATGAGCATGGCAAAATCATAACTCGTTTCGCCTCTGTTGCCCTGCAAGTCTTCCCAGTAAATGGTTTTTTCGTCAACGGCATAAGCCCCCTTCTGAATCTCCCATTTAATATCATATTGGCTAAAGATGTCGCGCAGCCAATCTTCGCTGGTCAGCAGGCGTCCGTTTTTCTTGATTTCGATGCCTTTAACGCCAAAGTCGCCTAATTTGGGTTCATTGGAAAACCAGACCAGCTCTGCTTTGTCGCGCAGCCCCTTTTTTACCAGGTCTTTATGGATATTAGAAAGGTACTCAAAGGCCGCTCCCTGACAGGTGGCCGCCGGATGTCCTGTGCCAATGACGATTTTGAACTTCTCGCCTTTTTTCATGCGCTCGAGCAGTTCAAGGTATTTGTCTCTGGTTTGAACGGCGTGATCGAGCGTACAAATGGAATGGGTAAAACCGTGATGCGGCCCAAGGTTTTTTGTGCCCTCAAAGTTTAATTTAGGGCCGGTGGCGATGATCAAATAATCATAATCCAGTTTAACTTTTTCTCCATCCCCTGCTCGCTGAGCGACAACAAATTGTTCATCCGGATGCACTTCGGTTGCGCTGCCGTGTACAAAATTGACATGAACTTTACGATAAACCGGAGCCAGCTTAAAATAGGTTTTTTCCGGCTTCATGTGTCCCACGCCCACCCAGACCAGCGAAGGGATGAATAAAAAGTAATCGTACTTGTTAACCACAGTGATTTCATGGCGTTTGCCCAGAGCAGAGCCCAGGTAAAGGGCGGCGGTGTGGCCGGCAAAGCCAGCTCCGATGATAACAACTTTTGACATGGCGCCTCCTTTAATACATTACCAGCTAAGTAATATATGAATCAGAAAACGCGTTTTCAAGAAAAAAAGGAGAACTCGCCCCAAAGTAAGGGTAA
This sequence is a window from Caldithrix abyssi DSM 13497. Protein-coding genes within it:
- a CDS encoding NAD(P)/FAD-dependent oxidoreductase codes for the protein MSKVVIIGAGFAGHTAALYLGSALGKRHEITVVNKYDYFLFIPSLVWVGVGHMKPEKTYFKLAPVYRKVHVNFVHGSATEVHPDEQFVVAQRAGDGEKVKLDYDYLIIATGPKLNFEGTKNLGPHHGFTHSICTLDHAVQTRDKYLELLERMKKGEKFKIVIGTGHPAATCQGAAFEYLSNIHKDLVKKGLRDKAELVWFSNEPKLGDFGVKGIEIKKNGRLLTSEDWLRDIFSQYDIKWEIQKGAYAVDEKTIYWEDLQGNRGETSYDFAMLIPQFLGSPMKYLDRDGNDISSKVVNKAGLVLVDAIYGLDYEQLEQNPDAWPAVYQNPTYKNIFAAGIAFAPPGPISRPSVNPNGLSITPAPPRTGMVSGIIGRIVAKNVIDLIKRGRMTHAERMSEMFAACIASMGDSLWDGEAGIMIIYPVVPDMRKYPNEMGRDNFVTHMELGLAGAWMKRMIHTTFMWKFQARPGWSIIPE